aatccgttattgaaaactgtctcaaaatcagatcattagtttagaaggtaggtgggaacattactttgctgttttgctctaatattgtggcgccctctagtgagttacagtcatgacacctgtctaagaacatgaactcatccaacacaaatacgttattgaaaaccgcatcaaaatcagatcattagtttagaagacaggagggaacattactttgctgttttgcccgAATATTGTGcgcccctagtgagttacagtcatgacacctgtctaagaacatgaactcattgaacacaaatacgttattgaaaaccgcatcaaaatcagatcattagtttagaagataggagggaacattactttgcacaaacgcacacacaaacacacaaacacacaaacacacaaacgcacatctctcaccctaaacgcatatacctgctccgttccgtcgtgggtaaaaggATCAGAAAGAAAATCACAGGCGCTAAAATAGCTCTCTAGCACTGCTTACTTACTACTGGGAAAGTGATTTTCTCTTTAAACTAACTTAGGAAGAACATAATAGAAAGATTCTTTGGATCATTTAATATGCttcaaataattgaaattaaaaaaaaatatttctttatcgATGAAAATGTTTTAGGTACACATAAATACTGCAAGGAAAATATGATATGCTAACAATATGATATGataacaatttataattatttaagccTATgtaggttcttatgaaaaatcAAACGAGTAGCATATTAGTCTGCATCTTACTTAAGATAGTGGCCAAGAAACTACGCAGTTACAGGATCTTTTATCTCTTAATTGAAGTTAACTCTTATGTTAGCATAAGATTTGATGACGTGAATATATACAAACAAGagcaaaagtaaattatttgaattgtaGTAACAGCACATGACGCATATCACATAAgtgttgataataatataatgtacgtCACGAAAATAACATTATAGTCTACGTCGTAGCAAAGTTCGTAGCGCAgatgaaataatattagatCGGCGTAGAATCATTGCAGATGAGTCATATAACTGGAAGTGTGATGGTAAATTGTTGCGCACTCATTgagaacttaaaaaaatcatttaaatactaatgaaattatactttacatatacatataatatgctCTATGTTAAGTGTTTGTACTCATGCACATCTATTTGCATATCAACCATGTTAACGTTatgataaattgattttaaattaagacATTGACGCCACTTAAAACTGAGTTTGAAGagagatacgatttttttttacccgacttttttagaaggaaatattttactttttataaataaatatatatcattACTAACATTTTAATACACTTAATTTAAACCTGAAAATGAACCACTATATAGTAAAAAAACTAGTGATGTAGTCCAATAATGTAAATCTGACCAGCTGTACTGTCGTAATGATACGCGTCCCCGTTGCGTGCCCAGCGTCTAACGAGCCATTGCAATCGGTGACGAAACGGAACACAAGGTGAATCTTACTTGCTTACAGTATAAAAGGTATTGTCACCAAACTATGGACATCACACTCACATCTTCTGTTGAACAGACTGACATCACCAAACCAATCAACATGTACAagattgtaagtattttattcattaataaaCGAAATAGTATCTTTAAAATTGCTGAATTTGGGAACGTTGATACATAATACAGTGAAATAAAGGCGTGATATGTGAAACCACACTTATCCTTTGGATGACCCTTCGAATTAATTACGACCTCTTCTAACATATATATAGAAATAACCGATGCATTTAAATGGCCAGtacttttattgtattaattattttgtaacttcCAGGTATTCTTCCTCGCCACCCTGGCCTTCGCCGCTGCCAAGCCAGTGCAGTAGCAGCTCCCTTAGTGGCGGCAGCACCCGTGGTTGCAGCGCCTGCACCCTTCGTCACTGCCACTAGCTCGCAATACGTAGCCAGGAACCACAATGGACTGTACGCTGCCGCTGCTCCTTTAGTCGCCGCTCCTGCTCCTTTAGTGGCCGCTCCTGCTCCTTTGGTCGCCGCCCCTGCTCCATACGCCGTCGCGTCCCCATACGCCGTAGCCCCTGCGGCTGGGATCGTGGCCCCAGCAGCTGCCCCATACGTAGCCGCCCCAGCCCCAGTGGTCCCAGCTCTCGCCCGGTATGCGGCTCCCTACTACGCGGCATCTCCTTACTTCCCCTTCCGCTCCTCTTATCGCCCTCAAGTAAATTATGACTGATTCTTAGCCCATTTTTATACTGACAAATATAGCTATTATTATCTAGAACTACTTGTTTTTACACGCTTACTTTAACTAAGCTGGAAACTATCCcgattatagaaatatttatattagtcTTGTCACCATAAATCCATATAAGAAGCAAGATTCGCATGTTATTTTGCGTGATCGAATTTGTGGGTTTAGTTTCAAGGAAGTTTGGCCACAGTCCTTGGCAAAAGTAAGTAATTTGGCTTCAAACAATACGTGGTACTAGTTACATAAAGAAGACCCTCAACAATACGAGAAACTATACTGGCCTATTTCTGTACAAAACGATTTGATATGAACAGAACATATCTAAGTGCGTAATCATTAGGAAAAATGTTTGTGGTATTCTTAGAAATCCACTTAAACTTTCCGCAAACACGCACATGAATGGAATCTAGActgaaattatcataattttaggCAGTGGATACAATGGTTACCTTAGCGACCAATGAGGCGATACTTGTAAGATCTCATTTGATCGAGTGTTGACGAGGAAGTCTAACTACGCAGTAGACTGGTTATTTTAGGCACTCAATTGGTACTCAATATTTCTTTCTACTTGGCCGCTTGGTCTAATTTAGTTTCAATACGTGTTACTTGAATAAATACGGTGCGCCGCAATATATTTGTGTACTCTAGCACAGTAttagttttgtttacataaacatacatgCGTATGCCtactttcttttaaattttGTATAACTTACTTTAAGATtaacttaaaaactataaaaccacAATATGTGAGTATGAAAGTTCGTGCTTTCGACCCAAGAAAAAGGTATTAGGGATAACTGCAACAAGGAAATAACCATCGCAGTTAGGCTGGACTTATTAAGCGTCCTCTAACATGTAAGAGaacctaaaaactttttaataatgtatgtattattGACTTTATAGATGGAAGCGTTGCTTCAAGGCGCTTTAAGACTGGTGAATCAGCTACCTACTCTTATATGGTCCAGGTTGTTATAGCTAAACTAATCTTCTAGTACGAGCATTGTTGCCATTTTAGCTGTTTTACTGAGTTCTATCCACAATTTTCTCAATACGGTTCTAAATGTTACATAAATCTTAGCCGCACGCAGGAAGCACGCTACTTAGACTGGTCTGCCATTTCCTCGCAGTCACATGTTTGCTCGTGCACTCTGCCACGTCGCACGTCACCGGGCACGCAGAAGATCCGTGGGCGGCATTTCGTCAAACTCAAGATTctataaaacatttaacaaaaacGCTGAAAACCTGTACACGATCGTAACGAGAGTCACGTGGGACTAAATGTGTTTTGTAAACTTTTCTTTCACTCTTTGCCATCTGCGAAACACGTGCCGCCTTAGAAATACGACCTTCTTAGTTTTCCTTTGTACAAACTACCAAGTTAGTACCTGTATACTGGCTTCTAGATTTTGCAATTTCGTATTACAGCCTGTGCCCACTAATCGTAGTTTTAAGAACTTTTAAGGTCAATTAAGGAGCACACGTTTTAGCAGTTTTTGGCACTTTTATTTCAGCGGTAGATAACATTTggtttaaaaatttatttcgttgttagatagcccacttGGTTAGATAGCAcacaaaaagtcgtggtggcctagtcggcaaagaaccaacctctcgagtatgagggcgcgggttcgattccaggtcaggcaagtaccaatgcaacttttctaagtttgtatgtaccttctaagtatatcttagacaccaatgactgtgtttcggatggcacgttaaaaggtcccggctgtcattgaacatccttggcagtcgccaaggatgttcaatgacagcccgtaacgactgttacgggtagtcagaaaccagtaagtctgacaccagtctagcctagggtatcgggttgcccgggtaactgggttgaggaggtcagataggcagtcgcttcttgtaaagcactggtactcagctgaatccggttagactggaagccgaccccaacataatttgggaaaaggctcggaggaggagaTAGCCCACTTGGTGTTAGATAGGCGGGTGCGTGAAGCAGTTCCGGGTAAAACTGCTAGCGGAAGCTCGACTATACAGTTTATCATCTACAGTATTTTGCAATTACAAATCTGTATTGGTAAACTACTCATTAAGATAACAAATCGAAGGAAGTCAGACCTTTAAAACGACATTGTAATGAAACCGATTGCTTACAAAAATATCGCACAAAATTGTATACAATATACGTCACTATTGACATTAAAATGTACAGTTTGACGCGGACTCTAAATAAATTCAGCATTTAGCTTAATTGAAATCAATATAACTACGCTTATGTAGATTTAGCTAGAACTTACCTTGAATACGTTATGAATAAAGTCGATATTACAGTACCTAAGCAATTTGGCTGTATCCTACCGCAGGAGCGTTTCTCCGTATTGTCGGCGGTCGCTTGAATATAAATCAGTCGAAGTAGTGACGCGCGAAGTAATTACAATTCGATTCATACATGGTGATTCTGTTCACTTCGCATAATATTGAGGGCGCCCTTCATCCGTGAACTAATTCACTGATTGCTATTTACATAATTGATGTTACTTTTGTTTCTTGCTAGACGAAAAGTAGAAATACTTATGGTGTGTTGCATCATTTACCTATATCGATAACCGAACTATTTGACCAATGGGCATCCAGTCATGGTTTGGTCTtggttaaatggtgcaactggcTCTTATTGTTTTACCCTTAGTTACCTAAATTACTAAGTAAAAGCAAGTTTCAATGTCATCAAGTACCTacaatatagtttttttattgctgtTCTTTTATTGCAATGAAAAATATACCTTATTATAAGTACCAAGGACCTCAATTCACTACTTTTGACTACACACTtttgaaaattacaattaagtagatacatatttGACCCCACAAAGTTCAGccacttttatttacttagctttataatattacggtacttttattttatccgAATAATGTAAGTCTGTCACATAATTAAGATGGATCGTTTGTTTCTTTACGACTTTCTTTTCAGCGAACACAAAATACAAggtaacacaaaattaatttacacaaaGAGGCCATTTTCTCAGGAAATTGTATCCTTGACACTGGTTTTAATGTTTACACAATTTCTCAGAATATAAGCCCTGCAATAATCAAGAGTAATAAACACCAATAttacaacaaaacacaatcaaaatattttgccttATTGACCGCCAATAAGGTAAaagtatgtaatttattttaaactaatcgttttaacgcggtttcaccccgtgccgtgggaactactaccagTACCAGGATTAAATATATATGCCTATGTTaattgggaagagtgtagcttttcaacagtgaaatattttttaattcggtccagtagtttcggaaccttttagtaaacaaagaaacaaaatgtttcctctttattattctATTAGCATAGACAAAGATATTTTTCAATAGATTTCAAATGGAAATTGATTGAAATACACTTTAGGTCTTACTGATGAGAAACTCTATACTAAAAGATGGTGCATTATGACACTAGAAACTTGGTTCGCAACATAATGATAGATACTTGGAAGTCTCTGCTAAGTTTAGCCTTTATGAAAGTCTTACCGCTTTGTAATATCCTTCAAACTTACAACCCTTTCACGATGCAAAGCGCCAGAGTTTAAAAGGACTcggaataatattaaaagcgGATAGAATAGTAGAACGTACCTCGCTATTAGAATATGACTATTTCCACATTTTTTTGATATCTtcaactaataatataaatctgaAGGGTATGTTCTTTgccgcttatctcaggaactatgagaccgatttgaaaacataTTCCTGTACCTATCAGATAGCTCATTCATCAAGGATAGGCTCCTTATCCAGTTTTGCGGAGTAGTTCCTACGAGATGCAGGTAAAACCGCAGTTGAAAGCTATTAATACTAACACAGGAGTTTGTGTTTTGTCTATAGATATAAAAGTAGAAGTATCGTTTAGTCAAGTTTACCGGTAACTGAGCTCATATATTATGCGAACTGTCGAACTAAAGCGAATTGTTGGTATGACAGTGATATATCGAGTGGCGAACGTTTACCAAAATGATTGACACTCATTTACTTCATGCACATTTATCAGGAAatcatttacaatttaatactATATTATCAGGATAGTATTGTTAAACACGTTTTagtctatattatttttcagcatTGTACCTGTTTTGAATATAATTAGATATATTAGGAACTACCATTGTTACTTTTTGACAGACAACTTTTATGGTTGTGACTACAttcttaaattataaacagGTTGATGTGCTTCGTAACTTTGCGGACAtgttaataaacgattttgaatTACAGGCATATTTATTTAAGGTTAGTTCAGAATTTCCACTCCACTGTGCATTAAAGCATTAAGATATTCTGTTATCGTAGTTGACCATTTAATTATTGGAactacagtatttatttttcttacaaaaccCCATATCTACACCATCAATACCTATTGATTGAAAGCAAGTAAACCTCACCGATTtctgttattattgtttgtaactTTATAAACCAGATGGTATGAATGGACAACCTTTAACTTTATCTACAATTGTTTACCTTGTAAGATAAAGTTTTAACATCGCCTCGGGTAACTTCAAAAGTTTCTATTTTGTGAATGAATTTACTATTACAAAGATTCCTAGTTATTTGTTCAGTTATTAGTACTACAAAGGGGGACCTATGCATTGGGTATGCATAGAAATAGTATGGGCTCATTGATCTAGCTTTGGTGAGGTCACAAGTATGactattcataataaattaaattaaaattaaattattaaaggaaaacatacagtcatttttttgtgcagttttTGGTAACAGGCCAGAGTCAATACGCTCAGTAATGAAtaataggctcctccatattacACGATATGTTATAACACCATACCGTGTACTTGAATTTTGTGATTACaagaaatacaaacatccgaattctGAACCTATTCTAGAATTGTGTTAAAGATATGATTACTTTTGatgaaaacaatagaaaaatgtAAAAGATGATGACAACAAAATTgattagaaataatataataatgactaCTTTAATTACTATGTTGTAACACATATCATAAAACAAACTGCAACATTTGACCTAAAAGGGCACTTAATGGTATACCgaatatttatagttatatAATATTCCTATGAATGGGCATCAGTTGGACGTATTCGGCAATCAATGGTGCCCATACGCCACCTAATTGAGCATGCGCGAGTCCTGCCTAAGGAAAGTGAAACCGTCGACTACCAACATAGACGTAATACTTGCAACAGTATGAACTATATAACGACATGTAATACATTCATCGATACATTTCATCGTTGACACTCGAGTGACCGAGTtgtattatcaaatcaaaatgtCCTGCATAAGATTAGTAAGTATTTTGTTGATTGGAGACAACTGAATCATAATTGCAATTattgaacaaatattaataattctttttctttctcAGGTCATTTCTACCATCGCCATCATAGCTAGCTGCAGTGCTAGTGGCATCGGTCACATCGCTCCTGCCTTCAAGTCCTTGTCAGTGGTGCGGTATGCACCATTCTACAACTTCCCAACGGAGTAAGGTCTATACACGCTGTGGCTGCGCCAGTGGCGTTACCTCCTCCGATTGCACGAGCTCCGGTGTTCGCAGCCCCTGCGCCGGTGTTCCCAGCTCCGGCCCCAGTGTTCCCAGCTCCGGCCCCAGTATTCGCAGCCCCAGCGCCCGCGCCCGTCTTCCCAGCTCCGGCTCCTGTTTTCCCACCACCAGCACCTGTATTCCCTGCCCAGCTCCCGTCTTTGCTGCTCCTCCTCCCGTTTTCCCCGCGCCTGCACCAGTCTTCCCGGCCCCTGCTCCCGTATTCCCTGCCCCAGTATATCCTAGGATAGCCCCTGCTTTCGCTCCAGCTCCTGTTTTGCTCGTGCAGTACCTGCATTGCCAGCCGCTCCGTTCTCTCCCATCGTGAGGCCTGTAGGAGTGCCGCAGCCAGCTCCGCTGTTCACTCCTAATTTCGCTCCCGCGCCTGTGGCTGTAGCCAGGGCTCCCATCAGTGTATCCCCTTCGCTCCTGTACCCTATGGCCCAGCGCCCGCCTTTAAACAATTTGCGTGGAAATGAATCTAGTCTTGTTTAGTTGTAATATAGTGTAATGATTGTTTTCTAGTTAATGTAGTCATTTTTATAccaaattttgtaaataaattatgaaaatttattaaatagtgCTTTTATTTCCATTTGATATAttcctttatatatttttaaattgtcatAAAACTCGTTAAAACAATAGCTAAGGTTCACTTTTGAACTTATAGATGAATCAATTCCCTCAGatacataacaatttaaaaagtatgtAGGTTCTGAacactttgaaaaatattttaaatattctctAGAAATAAACgtgttgtttgtttaattaatagatCTTGATGCAGATTGCAAACAAGGGAAACACTCAAAGGGAAAATGCAATTAATTCCGCGCCCTCATTTCAAACTGTgttgaatacatttttataattttgcaacGAGAAACACGTGGCGTTTGGCACacttttgattattttgataGCACTAAGCAAGGCAGAGTGTCGAACGATAGCTTAACCCTAAGAGTTCAATATCCGACTAATCGAAGGGTCAATTGGAAGCGGGGAAGATTATTTTGTCAGGATCCGATGACAGGAGCTTTCCACGACAACTGAAGAGGGTATCTAGGTCGCAATTCAATTAGATAATAGATCTATCTCAAACGTTGAACTATTCCAATCATACTGattgaaattatgtttaaaatctAGATTTTCAGAAATTAAGCGCCTCTTCGAACTGATActactacttatttaattaagcaACTGCATCAAACTAAATAGAAGTAggtaaattgttattttgttattaaatatgttgTATTTATAGGTAAAACCGACTTCGCAGTCATTTTACTTGTAGGATTTACATTGACATTTTACTTGATTCTTCGACAAAGTAATCAAAACGTTcccatatttttaagtaataccAAGTTTAATAGgtaaaaatgttgttattagGAAGCAGATTATCATAATTCATGTTATTTGGTATTTTGGTATAACAATGCAAACacacacataattttataacaacatatatttcatataaaaagtataaaaacattaaatctaATCTTTGATTCACGTCTTTTCTATAGGAAGGTCAGTCGAGTGTTCTCTTCTATTCTATCGTACGTATGCTGGGGCATAACCGAAGGAGCGGCGCGCACCAGTGGAGACGCGGCGTAAGGGTAAGGAGCGGCGGCATAGGGAGCCGGCAACCAGCGGCGTAGGCAGGGGCCGCCAATCCAGCGGCGTAGGGGCCGGGCAGGACAGGCGCAGGGCCCGCGAGGTAAGGTCCGGCTGCGTAAGGCCCAGCGGCGTACGCAGCGTAAGGCGCAGCGGCGTAAGGTGCAGCGAAAGGCGCAGCAAGCACAGGGTTAAGTGCCTTACTAACCACGCTGACCTGCGCTGCGTAAGGTGGGATGTTTTGAGGCACAGCGTGAGCATATCCTACGGCTGCCGGGGCTACTAATGGTGCGGCCGCTACAGCTGGTACCGCAACTCCACTGCATTCCGCTCCAATGGTGAAAGCCGCAGCGATCAGCACGATCTATAAAGCGAAAAGTGTATTAATATGTGAAACACATTCTATAGAAAACCCGTTAAAtggcaattttaaaatattttttatgtactcaCAGATTTGAAAGAGAACATCTTGCGTGATTTGGTAGTAGACCTTCCTTAACGAAAAGAGGATGTGTAGTGTGCCTATCGAAAAAAAGTATTGGCTTTTTATACCTTGTTTATTGTGATTCAGATACCGTTTGACCAAATAAACATTTGACGTATTGCGGCCGGTCAATTGGGATTCGCGGAGGCGTGCGCGGAGAAATGGAGCACATTGGCAAACTTTTGGTTGTGAAACTTTTTCTTTGCCAATGTGCAATTTCTGCTGCAAGGCGTGTGAATACGAAGAAGCCAGATAATGTAGAACAAGACTTTACTctaaattagaaaattaaagGATGGGTACCATTATGAAGATGACTGTATTATTGTGATGTGAATTTGtgaataattgattaaaacaGTATTTGACGATACAGTTAATCCTTCACAAAACGAATACGTCTAATAGGTTACGCACTTTAAGCGAAGCAAATGCAAGTTATCTCACTATGAtatgattataattaaaactaattacctAACTTGGAACAAGCACCAATTACCCAGAATcgaacattattaatttatgtatactGTGCATTTGCTACATACGATCTCACTGAccgattttctttcaaaataagtcATGAAAGACCTATATCAAAGATTTTCCGCAATTTGAGTTCTTCTAGACTACTTCCAATCATAGACACGTAACACAATTAGATTTCCCCTTACATGCAATTATGTGTATGACAATGTTTGTAACGTTCAAGCGAATTTCCCTTTTGACAGTTACATAAGGCACAGTGAAATTGGTATGCACAGAGTTCAAATTAGAATGCTCGGTCCGTCAACCAAGTCTGGGTCAAAATCAACCGCGAGCCAGTGGCGATGTCCTGCGCATTACTAAGCCATGCGTGGTTCGTCCATTGTATTGCTCAACGAAATCAACAGTAGTATAAAACGCGACGATGCCCAGGAGACGGCACAGTCCATTGGATTTTTCAGTGTAATCACTAGTGAGCAGTCACACAACCCAAGCAAAATGATCGCCAAATTCGTTGTGAGTGTTTTGTTTCAAACTTATCTAATCGTGAATTTAgtgcattttgttttctattcttGAAATTCCGATAACTCTTAAGTAACTTTGTGCAAAACAAGTACCTACTCCATTGTTAAGGTGGTCACATTATTCGCCATGTTGCTTTAATGCGTTCGAAAGTCACATGAGTTATCATGCTGTTGCTCCGAGGCATCCAAAGAAATCTTCGAATGTTTCACCCCATTTGTCTATTGGAAATACTAGTAATGCGAAACAAATATTGTTGCTTAGGATACGCACTATAGTTGACTTTCACGCCTACTTAAGTTCTAAAGGCAATCAACAATTTAGGCAGTCTGAATTACTATATTAAATTTGATTTACAATAGCTAATTTGATGTTTGTTACAGGTTGTTTTCGCCCTCGCCATCACCACCGCCAGCGCAGGCGTGGTTGCTCCCGCCGCTCTGGTAGCCCCAGCAGTCGCTCCCGCGGCGTACGTGGCTCCCTACGCCAGCTCATACTCAGCGCACGCCGTGAACCACGCCGTGGCTGCCCCGTCGTAACAGCTCCCTACGTAGCAGCTGCCCCATACGTCGCCGCCCCCGCTCCCCTCGTCGCCCCCTCCGCACCATACTTCGCCAGATACTTATCCGCCCCATACATTCTATAAACGAATTTGGTGATATCATTGCCTAGTGACTTGCTCAGATTATATGCTTCCTAGTtaattgtattatgtattattttgatatatgaATTTATACATAGCTTGTGTTTGATTTTGAAACTCCTTGCCACACGTGTGTTTGCAATACGCCTCGCGTTGATTAATGATTAGACGCTGACCAGCAACTGTAGGTGCACAGCAAAGGCAAACTAAAGACATATCTTTGTACTTACGTGAGTTAGTCTACGTGCACAAGTTTTGTTTCCCCAAGGGTTTCTTTTATTGTTTATCTACTTGGTTTAATTTCTTTCACAATAGTTACTATGATACCTCTAAAATGTCTTTATAAGTGTGTAACGTTTACGTATGTTAAACTCGTTGGATTTTGTTTCTAGTTTAGTACTTCATTGAATATtagaaaagaaacattttactAGGTAATAATGCCATTTCATAACATACTTAGTTACTCATAGGAACATAGGATGAATTTAATAACTAGTTTCGTTATAAGAGTCCAAGAAGAACTACAAATTATTATGGTTTCTTTTCAAACTAAAATAGCCTACCTACCCGCCTACATAAGTATGTACCAACATTCATGGAAATCGAATCCGTCTAAAATTCCTTAACGAGTTAAaaacatacttacctatatataatTTCAATGTCAAGGGTATAAATTGAAGGACGTTAATATGGAGAATTATCCTGATCGACATATACTTACATTTCGATATTCCAATAAGTAGAAAGGTATATCTAATAAGTCAAAGGAAAATTACAGGTATTGTCAATAAGAATCCCGACCTTACAGTGTCTCCAAGGTTTAAAAGTAGatacttatttacctacttatagctACGTCTTATATTTCGCTGATTAGTCATGCAATAAGCATGTACAGAAATACAATAACATGAAAATGCAATAAGCACAAACATACTACGTAACAATGGGTCGGACTGGAGTGGCAATACATTCAAAAGTTTTTCACACATCAACTGACCAAAGTATCTATGTCAAATTATAGTTAGTAAGATTTAAGGTTTGGTACCATAACTATATCTATATATTATTtgaactatttaaaattaatttcttgaTGTGTGAGTGAGCGCCAGATTCGTCTTCATCAAATGCGAACTGTTAGAATTTCACTTACAACACATTCTTTCAGATTTCCAATGCACATGTGCTAGGAATAAATTGACGCAATAACGTAACCCATATCTGTCTGTTTCTGGACATGACTTTAGACATACAATAATT
Above is a window of Helicoverpa armigera isolate CAAS_96S chromosome 11, ASM3070526v1, whole genome shotgun sequence DNA encoding:
- the LOC110370150 gene encoding LOW QUALITY PROTEIN: cuticle protein 16.5 (The sequence of the model RefSeq protein was modified relative to this genomic sequence to represent the inferred CDS: inserted 2 bases in 2 codons); translation: MFSFKSIVLIAAAFTIGAECSGVAVPAVAAAPLVAPAAVGYAHAVPQNIPPYAAQVSVVSKALNPVLAAPFAAPYAAAPYAAYAAGPYAAGPYLAGPAPVLPGPYAAGLAAPAYAAGXPAPYAAAPYPYAASPLVRAAPXGYAPAYVR